Proteins encoded within one genomic window of Suricata suricatta isolate VVHF042 chromosome 17, meerkat_22Aug2017_6uvM2_HiC, whole genome shotgun sequence:
- the LOC115282330 gene encoding keratin-associated protein 9-1-like isoform X1 — protein MTQSCCSPCCQPTCCCRTTCCRTTCCQPTCCGSSGCGSSCCQPCCRPPCCQITCCRTTCCRPSCCGSSGCGQSCCGSSCCQPCCRPTCCQITCCRTTCCQPSCCGSSGCGQSCCGSSCCQPSCCESSCCQPCCRPTCCQTTCCRTTCCQPSCCDSCQPIFCTPVYCTRTCYHPTCCCLPGCLAQGCGSSCCQPSCC, from the exons ATGACCCAGTCGTGCTGCTCCCCTTGCTGTCAGCCTACGTGCTGCTGCAGGACCACCTGCTGCCGGACCACCTGCTGCCAGCCCACATGCTGCGGGTCTAGTGGCTGTgggtccagctgctgccagccttgctgccgCCCACCCTGCTGTCAGATCACCTGCTGCAGGACCACCTGCTGCCGCCCCAGCTGCTGCGGGTCCAGTGGCTGTGGACAAAGCTGTTGTgggtccagctgctgccagccttgctgccgCCCCACCTGCTGTCAGATCACCTGCTGCAGGACCACCTGCTGCCAGCCCAGCTGCTGCGGGTCCAGTGGCTGTGGACAAAGCTGCTGTgggtccagctgctgccagcccagCTGCTGTGagtccagctgctgccagccttgctgccgCCCCACCTGCTGTCAGACCACCTGCTGCAGGACCACCTGCTGCCAGCCCAGCTGCTGCGA ctccTGCCAGCCCATTTTCTGTACACCTGTGTACTGCACAAGAACCTGCTACCACCCCACCTGCTGCTGCCTGCCTGGGTGCCTAGCCCAGGGCTGTgggtccagctgctgccagccttcCTGCTGCTGA
- the LOC115282330 gene encoding keratin-associated protein 9-1-like isoform X2, with product MTQSCCSPCCQPTCCCRTTCCRTTCCQPTCCGSSGCGSSCCQPCCRPPCCQITCCRTTCCRPSCCGSSGCGQSCCGSSCCQPCCRPTCCQITCCRTTCCQPSCCGSSGCGQSCCGSSCCQPSCCESSCCQPCCRPTCCQTTCCRTTCCQPTQGCGSSCCQPSCC from the exons ATGACCCAGTCGTGCTGCTCCCCTTGCTGTCAGCCTACGTGCTGCTGCAGGACCACCTGCTGCCGGACCACCTGCTGCCAGCCCACATGCTGCGGGTCTAGTGGCTGTgggtccagctgctgccagccttgctgccgCCCACCCTGCTGTCAGATCACCTGCTGCAGGACCACCTGCTGCCGCCCCAGCTGCTGCGGGTCCAGTGGCTGTGGACAAAGCTGTTGTgggtccagctgctgccagccttgctgccgCCCCACCTGCTGTCAGATCACCTGCTGCAGGACCACCTGCTGCCAGCCCAGCTGCTGCGGGTCCAGTGGCTGTGGACAAAGCTGCTGTgggtccagctgctgccagcccagCTGCTGTGagtccagctgctgccagccttgctgccgCCCCACCTGCTGTCAGACCACCTGCTGCAGGACCACCTGCTGCCAGCCCA CCCAGGGCTGTgggtccagctgctgccagccttcCTGCTGCTGA
- the LOC115282621 gene encoding keratin-associated protein 9-1-like has product MTQLCCSPCCQPTCCCRTTCCRTTCCQPTCCGSSGCGSSCCQPCCRPTCCETTCCRTTCCQPSSCGSSCCQPSCCGSSGCGQNCCGSSGCGSSCCQPCCCGSSGYGQNCCGSSCCQPCCRPTCCHTTCCRTTCCQPSCCGSSGCGQNCCGSSGCGSSCCQPCCCPTCCHTTCCRTTCCKPSCCGSSCCQPFCCGSSCCHPSCC; this is encoded by the coding sequence ATGACCCAGTTGTGCTGCTCCCCTTGCTGCCAGCCTACGTGCTGCTGCAGGACCACCTGCTGCCGGACCACCTGCTGCCAGCCCACATGCTGTGGGTCTAGCGGCTGTgggtccagctgctgccagccttgctgccgCCCAACTTGCTGTGAGACCACGTGCTGCAGGACCACCTGCTGCCAGCCCAGCTCCTGTGGGTCTAGCTGCTGCCAGCCCAGCTGCTGCGGGTCTAGTGGCTGTGGACAAAACTGCTGTGGGTCTAGTGGCTGTgggtccagctgctgccagccctgCTGTTGTGGGTCCAGTGGCTATGGACAAAACTGCTGTgggtccagctgctgccagccttgctgccgCCCAACGTGCTGTCACACCACCTGCTGCAGGACCACCTGCTGCCAGCCCAGCTGCTGTGGGTCCAGCGGCTGTGGACAAAACTGCTGTGGGTCTAGTGGCTGTgggtccagctgctgccagccctgCTGCTGCCCAACTTGCTGTCACACCACCTGCTGCAGAACCACCTGCTGTAAGCCCAGCTGCTGTGGGTCCAGTTGCTGCCAGCCCTTCTGCTGTGGGTCTAGCTGCTGCCATCCTTCCTGCTGCTGA